One window of Enterobacter sp. RHBSTW-00175 genomic DNA carries:
- the galR gene encoding HTH-type transcriptional regulator GalR, giving the protein MATIKDVARLAGVSVATVSRVINNSPKASDASRQAVQSAMESLNYHPNANARALAQQSTETIGLVVGDVSDPFFGAMVKAVEQVSYQTGNFLLIGNGYHNEQKERQAIEQLIRHRCAALVVHAKMLPDEELINLMKQIPGMVIINRIIAGYEKRCVALDDRYGAWLATRHLIQQGHTRIGYLCSNHPISDADDRLQGYYDALRENGLPCNDRLVAYGEPDESGGEQAMTELLGRGRNFTAVASYNDSMAAGAMGVLNDNGIDVPAEISLIGFDDVLVSRYVRPRLTTVRYPIVTMATQAAELALALADKRQPPEITHLFSPTLVRRHSVASPVEGLSE; this is encoded by the coding sequence ATGGCGACAATTAAGGATGTGGCCCGTCTGGCAGGTGTTTCCGTCGCGACCGTCTCGCGCGTGATTAACAACTCACCAAAAGCCAGTGACGCATCACGCCAGGCAGTACAAAGCGCCATGGAATCGCTGAATTACCACCCCAACGCCAACGCCCGCGCACTGGCTCAGCAGTCGACAGAGACCATTGGTCTGGTCGTAGGTGATGTGTCAGATCCCTTTTTCGGCGCAATGGTTAAAGCCGTCGAACAGGTGTCTTACCAAACAGGTAACTTCTTGCTGATTGGCAACGGTTACCATAATGAACAAAAAGAACGCCAGGCCATCGAACAGCTGATCCGCCACCGCTGTGCCGCGCTGGTCGTCCATGCCAAAATGTTGCCCGATGAAGAACTCATCAACCTGATGAAACAAATTCCCGGGATGGTAATAATCAACCGCATTATTGCCGGATATGAAAAACGCTGTGTTGCGCTCGATGACCGTTACGGCGCCTGGCTGGCGACCCGTCATCTGATCCAGCAGGGTCATACCCGCATCGGCTATCTCTGTTCTAACCACCCCATTTCGGATGCGGATGACCGCCTGCAAGGCTACTACGACGCACTGCGCGAAAACGGTCTGCCGTGTAATGACCGCCTGGTTGCCTACGGTGAGCCTGACGAAAGCGGTGGCGAGCAAGCCATGACGGAGCTGCTAGGCCGCGGGCGGAATTTCACCGCCGTTGCCAGCTATAACGACTCAATGGCCGCGGGTGCGATGGGGGTGTTAAATGACAACGGTATTGACGTGCCGGCAGAAATTTCGCTGATTGGCTTTGATGATGTGCTGGTGTCCCGCTATGTACGTCCGCGTCTGACCACCGTGCGTTATCCTATTGTAACGATGGCAACGCAGGCGGCAGAGCTGGCATTAGCGCTGGCGGATAAACGCCAGCCACCGGAAATTACGCATCTGTTCAGCCCAACGCTGGTGCGCCGTCACTCCGTGGCGTCACCCGTTGAAGGGCTAAGCGAATAA
- a CDS encoding GNAT family N-acetyltransferase: MKIMPLYAAPQFAEKVIDWIWQAFGDGLPREFFQSVVEHSQTPGALPLTFIAAEGEQLLGTVGLWRCDLISRQDLYPWLAALYVDEAARGKGLAGLLQEHVIAFAAQAGYCELHLWSACRNFYERYGWHYIGDGLEYPNKTVHLYRYSLSPSTGDATE, from the coding sequence GTGAAAATTATGCCGCTTTATGCCGCGCCGCAGTTTGCAGAGAAGGTTATCGACTGGATCTGGCAGGCTTTTGGCGACGGCCTGCCGCGTGAGTTTTTCCAGAGCGTGGTTGAGCACAGCCAGACCCCGGGCGCGTTGCCGCTGACGTTTATCGCCGCGGAGGGCGAGCAGCTTCTGGGGACGGTGGGGTTATGGCGCTGTGATTTGATTAGCCGTCAGGATCTTTATCCCTGGCTTGCCGCGTTGTACGTTGACGAGGCGGCTCGCGGTAAGGGGCTTGCGGGGTTGCTACAGGAACATGTCATCGCCTTTGCCGCGCAGGCCGGGTATTGCGAATTACATCTCTGGTCTGCCTGCCGCAACTTTTACGAACGTTACGGCTGGCATTATATCGGTGATGGTCTGGAATACCCGAACAAAACGGTCCATCTCTATCGTTATTCGCTTAGCCCTTCAACGGGTGACGCCACGGAGTGA
- a CDS encoding FCD domain-containing protein has product MDQAVVPPEKKQYQEIGEDLRAQIIQGHYPVGSRLPPERNIAETYGVSRTIVREALLMLELQGTVDIRQGSGVYVMRIPDEHESEEERFLNSDVGPFEILQARQLLESNIAAFAAKMATRADIDNLRRIIEQEQRAIAADDKSQDNNKMFHLVLAGATQNQMLLATVESIWHHMDSSPLWQQFNVHIGSRAWRLKWLGDRQTILAALRRRDVMGAWQAMFQHLENVKKSLLELSDEDAPDFDGYLFESVPVFQGKLV; this is encoded by the coding sequence GTGGATCAGGCAGTCGTCCCGCCAGAAAAAAAACAGTACCAGGAGATTGGCGAGGATTTGCGCGCGCAAATTATCCAGGGGCATTATCCCGTTGGCTCGCGCCTGCCGCCGGAGCGAAACATTGCCGAGACCTATGGCGTAAGCCGAACCATCGTGCGTGAGGCGTTACTGATGCTGGAGTTGCAGGGCACAGTGGATATTCGCCAGGGGTCGGGCGTCTATGTGATGCGCATCCCTGACGAACATGAAAGTGAAGAAGAGCGGTTCCTGAATAGCGATGTCGGCCCGTTTGAGATTTTACAGGCCCGACAACTGCTTGAAAGTAACATCGCTGCGTTTGCTGCAAAAATGGCCACCCGGGCGGACATTGATAACCTGCGCCGTATCATCGAACAGGAGCAACGCGCCATTGCCGCCGACGATAAAAGCCAGGATAACAACAAAATGTTCCACCTGGTGCTGGCGGGCGCAACGCAAAATCAGATGCTGCTGGCAACGGTTGAAAGCATCTGGCATCACATGGACAGCAGCCCGTTGTGGCAGCAGTTCAACGTGCATATTGGCAGCCGCGCCTGGCGTCTGAAATGGCTCGGCGATCGTCAGACGATCCTTGCGGCACTGCGTCGGCGCGATGTGATGGGCGCATGGCAGGCCATGTTCCAGCATCTCGAAAATGTGAAAAAGAGTCTGCTGGAACTGTCTGACGAAGATGCGCCAGATTTTGACGGTTACCTTTTTGAGTCTGTGCCTGTATTTCAGGGGAAGCTGGTGTGA
- a CDS encoding glycoside hydrolase family 1 protein → MSTKQIAIPKDFILGAAASAWQTEGWSGKKAGQDSWLDLWYKNDRHVWHNGYGPSVATDFINRYREDVALMKQAGLTHYRTSINWSRFLTDYENATVDEEYAAYYDALFDEMHRQGIEPMICLEHYELPGVLLETYGGWGSKHVVELFVRYAEKVFERYHTKVTRWFSFNEPIVVQTRVYLDALRWPYEQNTSTWMQWNHHKVLATAKVVKLFREKGYHGSVGCILNPEVTYPRSRAPHDVRAAEMYDLFYNRVFLDPLVHGHYPQALFTLLEQHQVQWDYTPEELALIADNTVDELGINLYYPHRVKAPSRSWHPETPFHPAYYYEPFELPGRRMNKSRGWEIYPRIIYDMAMRIKNDYRNISWFVAESGMGVENEAQFRNRDGIIEDNYRIEFISEHLYYTLLAREEGANCHGFMLWAFTDNVSPMNAFKNRYGLIEIALEDNRARRAKKSAAWFRQLREARVLTLCIDDEWK, encoded by the coding sequence ATGAGCACCAAACAGATAGCAATACCGAAAGATTTTATCCTGGGGGCGGCGGCATCTGCCTGGCAGACGGAAGGCTGGAGCGGCAAGAAGGCGGGGCAGGACTCCTGGCTCGACCTCTGGTATAAAAACGATCGCCACGTCTGGCATAACGGCTATGGCCCGTCGGTGGCGACCGATTTTATCAACCGGTATCGTGAAGATGTCGCGCTGATGAAACAGGCGGGGTTGACGCACTATCGCACCTCGATCAACTGGTCGCGTTTTTTGACCGACTACGAAAACGCGACTGTGGACGAAGAGTACGCGGCCTATTACGACGCCCTGTTTGACGAAATGCACCGTCAGGGGATCGAACCGATGATCTGCCTGGAGCATTACGAGCTACCCGGCGTGCTGCTGGAAACCTACGGTGGCTGGGGGTCAAAGCATGTTGTCGAGCTGTTTGTGCGTTACGCTGAAAAAGTGTTTGAGCGCTACCACACAAAAGTGACGCGCTGGTTTAGCTTCAACGAGCCGATTGTAGTGCAGACCCGCGTTTACCTCGATGCGCTGCGCTGGCCCTATGAGCAGAACACCAGTACCTGGATGCAGTGGAACCACCATAAAGTGCTGGCGACAGCGAAGGTGGTGAAGCTGTTCCGCGAGAAAGGTTATCACGGCTCGGTGGGCTGCATTCTTAACCCGGAAGTGACCTATCCGCGCTCGCGTGCGCCGCATGATGTGCGCGCCGCCGAAATGTACGATCTGTTTTATAACCGCGTATTCCTTGACCCGCTGGTGCACGGGCATTACCCGCAGGCGCTTTTTACCCTGCTGGAGCAACACCAGGTTCAGTGGGATTACACGCCAGAAGAGCTGGCGCTGATTGCCGACAACACCGTTGATGAGCTGGGGATCAACCTCTATTACCCGCACCGGGTGAAAGCGCCATCCCGCTCCTGGCACCCGGAAACACCTTTCCACCCGGCATACTATTATGAGCCGTTTGAACTGCCGGGGCGGCGGATGAACAAATCCCGCGGTTGGGAAATCTACCCGCGCATTATTTATGACATGGCGATGCGTATTAAAAACGACTATCGCAACATCAGTTGGTTTGTGGCGGAAAGCGGTATGGGCGTTGAGAACGAAGCGCAGTTCCGCAATCGTGATGGCATTATCGAAGACAATTACCGTATCGAATTTATCAGCGAACATCTCTACTACACGCTACTGGCGCGGGAAGAGGGGGCAAACTGTCACGGCTTTATGCTGTGGGCGTTCACGGACAACGTCTCGCCCATGAATGCATTCAAAAATCGCTATGGATTGATTGAGATCGCTCTGGAGGACAACCGCGCCCGACGCGCCAAAAAGTCGGCCGCCTGGTTCCGGCAACTGCGCGAGGCGCGCGTGCTCACGCTCTGTATTGACGATGAATGGAAGTAA
- a CDS encoding PTS sugar transporter subunit IIC, translating into MALQEKLIDALGSFATKFNSYRYIMAIKSSFITLMPVIIVGAFSVLISNMVLDPKNGLASFESLSFLAALKPITSAINYATLNFLNIGAVFLIGIELGRINGIKSLFPGLLAVICFICVTPTTVEMMVDGQMHVVKDVLLRQFSDTRSLFLGMFIAILSVEIYCWLENRKGLKIRMPDTVPPNVAASFSALIPAIITTTAIATFGFVFHQITGMYLYDAVYQVVQQPLERVVQSLPGILLLMFVAQLFWVIGIHGNQMIKPIREPLLLGAITVNMSAFEQGKEVPNIITMPFWDVYMSIGGSGLTIGLLIAVMIATKRKEMKEIAKLSIGPGLFNINEPVIFGMPIMLNPILAIPFIITPLVTGSIGYFATATGFAGKAVVMVPWTTPPLINAWLSTAGSMGAVVTQLICIVTAVIIYLPFVKIASRRAEQAALQQATNNA; encoded by the coding sequence ATGGCATTGCAGGAAAAACTGATCGACGCTCTGGGCAGTTTCGCCACCAAATTCAATAGCTATCGCTATATCATGGCGATCAAGTCCTCCTTTATTACCTTAATGCCGGTCATCATCGTTGGCGCATTCTCTGTGCTGATCTCCAACATGGTGCTGGATCCGAAAAATGGCCTGGCGAGCTTCGAATCGCTCTCTTTTCTCGCCGCGCTAAAACCGATTACCAGTGCGATTAACTACGCCACCCTGAACTTTCTGAACATCGGTGCGGTTTTTTTAATCGGTATTGAGCTGGGGCGTATCAACGGGATCAAATCGCTCTTCCCGGGTTTGCTGGCGGTGATCTGCTTTATCTGTGTTACGCCGACGACGGTTGAAATGATGGTCGACGGGCAGATGCATGTGGTGAAAGACGTGCTGCTGCGCCAGTTCTCGGATACCCGCAGTTTGTTCCTCGGCATGTTTATTGCCATTCTTTCCGTTGAGATTTACTGCTGGCTGGAAAACCGCAAAGGCCTGAAGATTCGGATGCCGGACACAGTGCCGCCTAACGTGGCGGCGTCCTTCTCGGCGCTGATCCCTGCCATCATTACCACTACCGCTATCGCGACGTTTGGCTTCGTTTTCCACCAAATTACCGGCATGTACCTTTACGATGCGGTCTATCAGGTGGTGCAACAACCGCTGGAGCGCGTGGTACAAAGCCTGCCGGGTATTCTTCTGCTGATGTTTGTGGCTCAGCTGTTCTGGGTTATCGGTATTCACGGCAACCAGATGATCAAACCGATCCGCGAACCGCTGCTTCTGGGGGCGATCACCGTCAACATGAGCGCATTTGAGCAGGGAAAAGAGGTCCCGAACATCATCACCATGCCGTTCTGGGATGTGTATATGAGCATTGGGGGTTCCGGTTTAACCATTGGTCTGCTGATTGCGGTGATGATTGCCACTAAACGCAAAGAGATGAAAGAGATAGCCAAGCTTTCCATCGGCCCTGGCCTCTTTAACATCAATGAACCGGTGATTTTCGGGATGCCTATCATGCTTAACCCGATCCTGGCGATCCCGTTCATCATCACCCCACTGGTGACAGGCTCCATCGGGTATTTCGCAACGGCTACTGGCTTTGCCGGAAAAGCTGTGGTGATGGTGCCCTGGACCACGCCGCCGCTGATTAACGCCTGGCTTTCAACTGCGGGCTCAATGGGGGCGGTTGTCACTCAGCTTATCTGTATTGTAACGGCCGTGATTATTTACCTGCCGTTTGTGAAGATCGCTTCCCGCCGTGCTGAACAGGCTGCATTGCAACAAGCCACCAACAACGCGTGA